One stretch of Chelonia mydas isolate rCheMyd1 chromosome 21, rCheMyd1.pri.v2, whole genome shotgun sequence DNA includes these proteins:
- the TAF11 gene encoding transcription initiation factor TFIID subunit 11 isoform X1, whose translation MASSERAVSPAAMAEAGERSRDESGDPGSTQETFPAASSPPGLGVAPAASEEPPAAAEKSEREAAEPGGGGEPRADCPAAEQVNSQEGLELASAESEDSTLQSSVAKKIKIEIKEKKEKKQKVDEDEIQKMQILVSSFSEEQLNRYEMYRRSAFPKAAIKRLVQSITGTSVSQNVVIAMSGISKVFAGEVVEEALDVCEKWGELPPLQPKHMREAVRRLKSRGQIPNSKYKKITFH comes from the exons ATGGCATCATCAGAGCGCGCCGTCTCGCCGGCGGCCATGGCGGAAGCCGGGGAGCGCAGTCGCGACGAGAGCGGGGACCCGGGCTCGACCCAGGAGACGTTTCCGGCTGCCTCGTcgcccccagggctgggggttgccCCCGCGGCCTCCGAGGAGCCGCCGGCTGCGGCAGAGAAGAGCGAGCGGGAGGCGGCCGAGCCCGGCGGGGGCGGCGAGCCCAGAGCGGACTGCCCGGCGGCGGAG CAGGTGAACAGCCAAGAAGGCTTGGAATTAGCCTCAGCTGAATCTGAGGACTCTACATTGCAGTCTTCTGTAGCTAAGAAGATAAAAATAGAgataaaagagaagaaagagaagaagCAGAAAGTAGATGAAGATGAGATTCAGAAAATGCA AATATTGGTTtcttccttttctgaagaacagcTGAACCGCTATGAGATGTACCGCCGGTCTGCTTTCCCCAAGGCTGCTATTAAACGG CTGGTCCAGTCCATTACTGGGACTTCTGTGTCTCAGAATGTGGTTATTGCCATGTCTGGGATTTCCAAAGTCTTCGCTGGGGAGGTAGTAGAAGAAG cACTGGATGTGTGTGAGAAGTGGGGAGAATTACCACCTCTTCAGCCCAAACACATGCGTGAGGCAGTCCGGCGGCTGAAGTCACGGGGGCAGATCCCCAATTCAAAGTATAAAAAAATCACCTTCCATTGA
- the TAF11 gene encoding transcription initiation factor TFIID subunit 11 isoform X2 translates to MASSERAVSPAAMAEAGERSRDESGDPGSTQETFPAASSPPGLGVAPAASEEPPAAAEKSEREAAEPGGGGEPRADCPAAEVNSQEGLELASAESEDSTLQSSVAKKIKIEIKEKKEKKQKVDEDEIQKMQILVSSFSEEQLNRYEMYRRSAFPKAAIKRLVQSITGTSVSQNVVIAMSGISKVFAGEVVEEALDVCEKWGELPPLQPKHMREAVRRLKSRGQIPNSKYKKITFH, encoded by the exons ATGGCATCATCAGAGCGCGCCGTCTCGCCGGCGGCCATGGCGGAAGCCGGGGAGCGCAGTCGCGACGAGAGCGGGGACCCGGGCTCGACCCAGGAGACGTTTCCGGCTGCCTCGTcgcccccagggctgggggttgccCCCGCGGCCTCCGAGGAGCCGCCGGCTGCGGCAGAGAAGAGCGAGCGGGAGGCGGCCGAGCCCGGCGGGGGCGGCGAGCCCAGAGCGGACTGCCCGGCGGCGGAG GTGAACAGCCAAGAAGGCTTGGAATTAGCCTCAGCTGAATCTGAGGACTCTACATTGCAGTCTTCTGTAGCTAAGAAGATAAAAATAGAgataaaagagaagaaagagaagaagCAGAAAGTAGATGAAGATGAGATTCAGAAAATGCA AATATTGGTTtcttccttttctgaagaacagcTGAACCGCTATGAGATGTACCGCCGGTCTGCTTTCCCCAAGGCTGCTATTAAACGG CTGGTCCAGTCCATTACTGGGACTTCTGTGTCTCAGAATGTGGTTATTGCCATGTCTGGGATTTCCAAAGTCTTCGCTGGGGAGGTAGTAGAAGAAG cACTGGATGTGTGTGAGAAGTGGGGAGAATTACCACCTCTTCAGCCCAAACACATGCGTGAGGCAGTCCGGCGGCTGAAGTCACGGGGGCAGATCCCCAATTCAAAGTATAAAAAAATCACCTTCCATTGA